In Streptomyces thermolilacinus SPC6, a single genomic region encodes these proteins:
- the dapD gene encoding 2,3,4,5-tetrahydropyridine-2,6-dicarboxylate N-succinyltransferase: protein MTSAPRTTGAVAAGLATIAADGTVLDTWFPAPELSEEAGPAGTERLSADRAVGLLGEGAAKAIGTDARRGVEVVAVRTVIASLDEKPIDAHDAYLRLHLLSHRLVKPHGQNLDGVFGLLANVAWTSLGPVAVDDIEKVRLNARAEGLHLQVTSIDKFPRMTDYVVPKGVRIADADRVRLGAHLAAGTTVMHEGFVNFNAGTLGTSMVEGRISAGVVIGDGSDIGGGASTMGTLSGGGNVVISVGERCLIGAEAGVGIALGDECVVEAGLYITAGTRVTMPDGQIVKARELSGASNILFRRNSVTGTVEARPNNAVWGGLNDILHSHN, encoded by the coding sequence ATGACTTCTGCACCTCGTACCACCGGAGCCGTGGCCGCGGGCCTCGCCACCATCGCCGCCGACGGCACCGTTCTCGACACCTGGTTCCCCGCGCCCGAGCTGAGCGAGGAGGCCGGGCCCGCCGGGACCGAGCGGCTCAGCGCCGACCGGGCCGTCGGCCTCCTCGGCGAGGGCGCCGCCAAGGCAATCGGCACCGACGCGCGGCGCGGCGTCGAGGTCGTCGCCGTACGCACGGTGATCGCGTCCCTGGACGAGAAGCCGATCGACGCGCACGACGCCTACCTGCGGCTGCACCTGCTCAGCCACCGGCTGGTCAAGCCGCACGGCCAGAACCTCGACGGCGTCTTCGGCCTGCTCGCCAACGTCGCCTGGACCTCGCTCGGCCCGGTCGCCGTGGACGACATCGAGAAGGTCCGCCTCAACGCCCGCGCCGAGGGCCTGCACCTCCAGGTCACGAGCATCGACAAGTTCCCGCGCATGACGGACTACGTCGTACCGAAGGGCGTGCGCATCGCGGACGCCGACCGCGTCCGGCTCGGCGCGCACCTGGCGGCCGGGACGACCGTCATGCACGAGGGCTTCGTCAACTTCAACGCGGGCACGCTCGGCACGTCCATGGTCGAGGGCCGCATCTCCGCGGGCGTCGTCATCGGCGACGGCTCCGACATCGGCGGCGGCGCCTCCACGATGGGCACCCTGTCCGGCGGCGGCAACGTCGTGATCTCCGTCGGCGAGCGCTGCCTCATCGGCGCCGAGGCGGGCGTGGGCATCGCGCTGGGCGACGAGTGCGTGGTCGAGGCGGGCCTGTACATCACCGCCGGTACGCGCGTCACCATGCCCGACGGCCAGATCGTGAAGGCCCGCGAGCTGTCGGGCGCGTCGAACATCCTGTTCCGTCGCAACTCGGTCACCGGCACGGTCGAGGCCCGCCCGAACAACGCCGTCTGGGGCGGCCTGAACGACATCCTGCACAGCCACAACTGA